A region from the Triticum urartu cultivar G1812 chromosome 1, Tu2.1, whole genome shotgun sequence genome encodes:
- the LOC125538696 gene encoding cytochrome c oxidase assembly protein COX19-like, whose product MSAGGAFGGNRGARPVPPEKGVFPLDHLHECDLEKKDYLACLKSTGAQSEKCRMFSKKYLECRMERNLMAKQDMSELGFSNTDVVVTPSEKNSKLESPTSDSKEKK is encoded by the exons GCGGCGCGTTTGGTGGAAACAGGGGAGCGAGGCCTGTACCTCCTGAAAAAGGTGTATTCCCCCTCGATCACTTGCATGAGTGCGACCTG GAGAAGAAGGACTATCTTGCTTGCCTGAAATCGACAGGAGCTCAGTCTGAAAAATGCCGGATGTTCTCGAAGAAATACTTGGAATGTAGGATGGAGAG GAACCTGATGGCAAAGCAGGATATGTCGGAGCTTGGGTTCAGTAACACAGACGTTGTGGTTACACCTTCCGAGAAGAACAGCAAACTGGAGAGCCCAACAAGTGATTCAAAAGAGAAGAAATAG